One stretch of Chryseobacterium fluminis DNA includes these proteins:
- a CDS encoding DUF4385 domain-containing protein: MSSKKPTYLNFNSADYPWKPDIDYRKSPEKYRVGKGEQGVLICEPYKSEIGRYWRFKTADIATESSDKIYSLFLQYLDTADFVGADMARKYLQMGFTRARRYFNYKGGKKYDAEHDYEPLKRGTGDPEKAIAADIFFKKWKEAEQNEIYTRLKKEWKEKYG, from the coding sequence ATGAGCAGCAAAAAACCTACCTATTTAAATTTCAATTCTGCAGACTATCCCTGGAAACCGGACATCGATTACAGGAAATCTCCGGAAAAATACAGAGTGGGTAAAGGTGAACAGGGCGTACTGATCTGTGAGCCTTACAAAAGTGAAATTGGCCGGTACTGGCGGTTCAAGACGGCCGATATTGCCACCGAAAGTTCTGATAAAATCTATTCCCTTTTTCTTCAATACCTGGACACCGCAGACTTTGTAGGTGCAGACATGGCCCGAAAATACCTTCAGATGGGATTTACGCGTGCCAGACGTTATTTTAATTATAAAGGCGGTAAAAAATATGATGCTGAACATGATTACGAACCCCTGAAGCGCGGAACCGGTGATCCTGAAAAAGCGATCGCCGCCGACATCTTTTTTAAAAAGTGGAAAGAGGCAGAGCAGAATGAAATCTACACCCGCCTGAAAAAGGAATGGAAAGAAAAGTACGGATAA